A window of the Anoplolepis gracilipes chromosome 11, ASM4749672v1, whole genome shotgun sequence genome harbors these coding sequences:
- the Pgk gene encoding phosphoglycerate kinase gives MALNKLSIDKVELADKRVLIRVDFNVPLKEGKITNNQRIVAALDTVKYAIDKKAKSIVLMSHLGRPDGKRDEKYTLKPVADELKNLLGKDILFLNDCVGSEVETACANPTPGTIILLENLRFHIEEEGKGVGPDGSKVKADKDKVTEFRASLRKLGDVYINDAFGTAHRAHSSMMGDGFDIRASGFLLKKELEYFAKALDNPERPFLAILGGAKIADKIQLINNLLDKVNEMIIGGGMAYTFLKVSKDMKIGNSLFDEEGAKIVNDLLDKAKKNNVQIHLPVDFVTADKFAENATVGAADVENGIPDGWMGLDVGPKSRDLFAEPIKRAKVIVWNGPAGVFEFENFSKGTKSLMDNVVEATTRGTITIIGGGDTATCAAKWKTEDKVSHVSTGGGASLELLEGKVLPGVVALSPS, from the exons ATGGCGCTCAACAAGCTCAGCATTGATAAAGTTGAATTGGCGGATAAAAGGGTGCTTATAcg AGTCGACTTCAATGTACCGCTAAAGGAGGGAAAGATAACGAATAATCAGAGAATCGTTGCTGCATTGGATACTGTGAAATATGCCATCGACAAGAAAGCCAAGTCGATTGTTCTAATGTCCCATTTAGGTCGACCTGATGGGAAGAGAGACGAGAAGTATACACTAAAACCTGTAGCCGATGAACTGAAGAATCTGTTGggaaaagacattttatttttgaatgacTGTGTTGGATCTGAAGTAGAAACTGCTTGTGCCAATCCAACACCTGGTACTAttattttgttagaaaatttaagatttcaCATTGAAGAAGAAGGCAAAGGAGTAGGTCCCGATGGAAGTAAG GTTAAAGCTGACAAAGATAAGGTTACAGAATTTAGAGCATCTTTAAGAAAACTAggagatgtatatataaatgatgcCTTTGGAACTGCTCATCGTGCTCATAGTTCTATGATGGGAGATGGATTTGACATAAGAGCAAGTGGTTTTCTATTGAAAAAAGAACTGGAATACTTTGCAAAAGCTCTAGATAATCCAGAAAGACCATTTTTGGCTATACTTGGAGGAGCTAAGATTGCCGACAAGAtccaattaattaacaatttgcTAGACAAAGTAAATGAAATGATCATTGGAGGTGGTATGGCTTACACGTTTTTAAAAGTGTCCAAAGATATGAAA ATTGGAAATTCACTATTTGATGAAGAGGGtgcaaaaattgtaaatgatttattaGACAAAGCAAAAAAGAACAATGTCCAAATTCACTTACCGGTAGATTTTGTAACCGCTGATAAATTTGCGGAGAATGCAACAGTGGGAGCTGCAGACGTAGAGAATGGTATACCTGATGGATGGATGGGTTTAGATGTTGGCCCAAAATCGAGAGATTTGTTTGCag AACCAATCAAGAGAGCAAAAGTTATAGTATGGAATGGCCCAGCAGGCGTATTTGAATTTGAGAACTTCAGCAAAGGCACAAAGAGTTTGATGGATAATGTCGTTGAGGCTACAACTCGAGGAACGATTACTATCATCGGAGGCGGAGACACAGCGACGTGTGCAGCCAAATGGAAAACGGAAGATAAAGTGAGTCATGTGAGCACCGGTGGTGGTGCAAGTTTAGAGCTTTTGGAGGGTAAAGTATTACCTGGAGTTGTT
- the LOC140671134 gene encoding cell division cycle 7-related protein kinase isoform X2, translated as MEIDDIHRKDKTDNDEKDSCANLKKSIPLLKELFHIHYKVGEGTFSSVFLATLKSSNKHSHKKFALKHLIPTCHPERIERELQCLQQMGGKDHIVSIDLCLRNHGSVVFVMPYMRHDKFSEYVKDMTAEEAKDYMKALLTAVRRVHQFNIIHRDLKPSNFLYNRTNRKYLLVDFGLAQQCTEYNVKNLKKVTDEEKQKTEIQSMKRKRSNENNLSFQLNSNTAKNNTDNKCNCFEKPKVCTLCLTKPQQTAPRAGTPGFRAPEVLLKHPSQTSAIDIWACGVMMLCILSGTQVFFRSPDDCTALAEITTIFGSHKVQQCAEKLDGNY; from the exons ATGGAAATCGATGATATACATCGAAAAGATAAAACCGACAATGATG aaaaagatagctgtgcaaatttgaaaaaatcaatCCCACTTCTAAAGGAGCTATtccatatacattataaagttGGGGAAGGTACATTTAGCTCTGTCTTTTTAGCTACTCTGAAGTCTTCTAATAAACACTCACATAAAAAGTTTGCGTTGAAACACTTAATTCCCACTTGTCATCCTGAAAGAATTGAACGTGAATTACAATGCTTGCAACAGATGGG agGCAAAGATCATATTGTTAGCATAGATTTATGTTTAAGAAATCATGGTTCAGTAGTATTTGTAATGCCATATATGAGGCATGATAAATTTTCA gaATATGTCAAAGATATGACTGCAGAAGAGGCAAAGGATTATATGAAAGCTCTATTAACTGCTGTACGAAGAGTTcatcaatttaatatcatacatAGAGATTTGAAGCCCAGTAATTTTCTCTACAACCGTACCAAtagaaa ATATTTATTGGTAGATTTTGGGCTTGCACAGCAATGCACTGAATATAATGTAAAGAATTTGAAGAAAGTAACAGAtgaagaaaaacagaaaactGAAATACAGAGCATGAAGCGGAAGAGATCTAACGAA aataatttaagcTTTCAGCTTAATTCAAACACAGCAAAGAACAACACAGATAATAAATGTAACTGTTTTGAGAAACCTAAAGTATGCACACTATGTTTAACAAAACCACAGCAAACGGCACCTCGTGCAGGTACACCTGGATTTCGTGCACCAGAAGTTTTGCTGAAACATCCATCACAAACTTCAG CAATTGATATTTGGGCTTGTGGTGTGATGATGCTATGCATACTCAGTGGTACACAAGTATTTTTTCGCTCGCCCGATGACTGTACAGCTCTAGCAGAAATAACAACGATATTTGGATCTCACAAAGTACAACAATGTGCAGAAAAATTag